One window of Triticum dicoccoides isolate Atlit2015 ecotype Zavitan chromosome 5A, WEW_v2.0, whole genome shotgun sequence genomic DNA carries:
- the LOC119300757 gene encoding translocase of chloroplast 90, chloroplastic-like — protein MMMNFRDWISYRLGSSLLAARPFAISRSDAGASQGDGEGTTQSEFVEIVSANRFPSNDSRALEVTSNPQAVSSGLLQPDHDHNKSDPLKQVEALQIKFLRLVHRTGVPPSTNVVAQVLYRLQLANLIKAGESDAKTTNLAINKARVIAAEQEAPGGPDLDLPLRILLLGKTGVGKSATINSMFDETKVATNALVPGTSRIKRVHGNIKGVRVTVIDTPGLLPHYHSQRRNRKILHAVKRFIKRNPPDIVLYFERLDHINSRCSDYPLLKLITDTLGSSIWFNTVLVMTHCSSSPPEGPDGHPLEYDAYTRYCKNVVERHIQLAASNTQLENPIVLVDNHPMCRRNTRGERVLPNGQVWVSELLLLCGATKLLAEANSLLKFEDSFLLSQANARLPSLPHLLSSLLKPSVSLSTEGVDNEMTELSDEEDEYDQLPPFRVLKRSEYEKLTKEQRTAYLDELDYRETSYLKQQWKEGIRSQKLAEAQNTEASSAVADDYEESTSPVVHISDMEIPLSFDSDYPAHRYRHVITNDQLFRPVLDPQGWDHDIGFNGINFESCHDLKKNISTSIAGQMRKDKEDMYIQSECSVSYSDQRRYSLMGGMDMQTASKDLVFTVHGDARFQNLPWNTTGGGISVTKFGSKYFSGAKLEDSITIGKRIHLVANAGRMVGGGQVADGGGLEVTVRGKDYPVREGSTSMAATALSFEKETVIGANLQSVFRVGRGSKLSVSANVNSRNLGRLCVKISTSDHVEIALVVAVSLVQFLLRRRLLPTGKGHQQLDTDLDE, from the exons ATGATGATGAACTTCAGGGACTGGATCTCATACCGGCTCGGGTCGTCGCTGCTGGCGGCGAGGCCGTTCGCCATCTCCCGGTCCGACGCCGGCGCCTCCCAGGGCGATGGGGA AGGTACAACACAAAGTGAGTTTGTAGAAATCGTATCCGCCAACAGATTTCCTTCCAATGATAGCCGTGCACTAGAGGTCACATCCAACCCACAGGCTGTTTCCTCTGGTCTTCTTCAGCCAGATCATGATCACAACAAGTCAGATCCACTAAAGCAAGTTGAGGCACTTCAAATTAAGTTTTTGCGGCTGGTACACAGGACTGGAGTGCCTCCCAGTACCAATGTAGTTGCACAGGTACTGTACAGACTGCAGCTTGCCAACTTGATCAAGGCTGGTGAATCAGATGCGAAGACAACTAACCTTGCTATCAACAAAGCCAGAGTTATAGCAGCAGAACAAGAAGCACCCGGTGGACCTGATTTGGACCTCCCCTTGCGAATTCTTCTTCTGGGAAAGACTGGTGTGGGAAAGAGCGCCACAATAAACTCCATGTTTGATGAAACAAAGGTTGCTACTAATGCACTTGTTCCTGGTACTAGTAGGATAAAGAGGGTTCATGGAAATATCAAAGGAGTAAGAGTTACAGTTATCGACACACCTGGTCTGCTACCTCATTACCACAGCCAACGGAGGAACAGGAAGATTTTGCATGCTGTCAAGCGTTTCATTAAAAGAAACCCGCCTGATATCGTCCTGTACTTTGAGCGGCTTGACCATATTAACAGCAGATGCAGTGACTACCCTCTGCTGAAGCTTATAACTGATACCTTGGGTTCTTCGATATGGTTCAACACTGTCCTTGTAATGACTCACTGTTCCTCATCTCCTCCTGAAGGACCAGATGGTCATCCTTTGGAATATGACGCGTACACCCGTTACTGTAAGAATGTCGTGGAGCGTCATATCCAGCTAGCAGCTTCTAACACACAGCTGGAGAACCCTATTGTTCTGGTTGACAATCATCCAATGTGCAGACGGAACACCAGGGGTGAAAGAGTTTTGCCAAATGGGCAGGTATGGGTATCAGAACTTCTTTTGCTGTGTGGGGCGACCAAGTTGTTAGCAGAAGCAAATTCCTTACTAAAGTTCGAAGATAGTTTTCTGCTGTCACAAGCAAATGCCAGGCTGCCTTCACTCCCTCATCTTCTTTCATCACTCCTTAAACCTTCTGTGTCATTGAGTACTGAGGGTGTTGACAATGAGATGACTGAGCTATCAGATGAGGAGGATGAATATGATCAGCTACCACCTTTCCGTGTTCTAAAAAGATCTGAATATGAAAAGTTGACCAAAGAACAGAGAACTGCATATCTTGATGAACTGGACTACCGTGAGACTTCATACCTCAAACAGCAGTGGAAGGAGGGAATCCGGAGCCAAAAGCTTGCTGAAGCCCAAAACACCGAAGCATCATCTGCAGTCGCTGATGATTATGAAGAGAGCACATCCCCAGTTGTGCACATATCAGATATGGAAATCCCATTAAGTTTTGACTCTGATTATCCAGCACACCGCTACCGTCACGTTATAACTAATGATCAGTTGTTTAGACCAGTTTTGGATCCCCAAGGATGGGACCATGATATTGGGTTCAATGGTATCAATTTTGAATCATGTCATGACTTAAAAAAGAACATATCAACATCTATTGCTGGACAGATGAGGAAGGACAAAGAAGACATGTATATCCAGTCGGAATGTTCAGTAAGCTATAGTGATCAAAGGCGCTACTCATTGATGGGGGGCATGGATATGCAAACAGCGAGTAAGGATTTGGTTTTTACTGTTCATGGGGATGCCAGGTTCCAAAATCTGCCTTGGAACACCACCGGAGGAGGTATTTCTGTTACTAAATTCGGGTCAAAGTATTTTTCTGGGGCCAAATTAGAAGACTCCATCACCATTGGGAAACGAATCCACTTGGTAGCCAATGCCGGGAGGATGGTTGGCGGTGGACAAGTGGCAGATGGAGGTGGCCTGGAAGTCACAGTAAGGGGGAAAGACTACCCTGTGAGAGAAGGGAGCACCAGCATGGCGGCCACTGCTCTGTCGTTCGAGAAAGAGACTGTAATCGGGGCGAATCTTCAGTCTGTCTTCCGAGTGGGCCGTGGGTCAAAATTATCGGTCAGCGCAAACGTAAACAGCAGAAATCTAGGCCGGCTCTGTGTCAAGATCAGCACGTCAGACCATGTGGAAATAGCTCTGGTCGTGGCCGTATCACTGGTCCAGTTCTTGCTAAGGAGAAGATTGCTGCCGACTGGCAAAGGCCACCAACAGCTTGACACCGACTTAGATGAGTAA